From a single Calothrix sp. NIES-2098 genomic region:
- a CDS encoding Sec-independent protein translocase TatD, which produces MQLIDTHVHINFDVFQPDLAAVRSRWQEAGVVHLIHSCVEPSEFASIQAIAHEFPELSFAVGLHPLDAKQWNDRTADEISTLARSDAKVVAMGEMGLDLHKADNYEQQRMVFEEQLAIASELNLPVIIHCRDAAPQVRDVLQKWREQKGESVRGVMHCWGGTPQEAQWFIDLGFYISFSGTVTFKNAKQIQSTAAMVPSDRLLIETDCPFLAPVPKRGTGRNEPAYVRYVAESIAQLRGETLEEIANQTTQNACELFGLVI; this is translated from the coding sequence ATGCAGCTAATTGACACCCACGTTCATATCAACTTTGACGTTTTCCAGCCAGATTTAGCAGCAGTGCGATCGCGATGGCAAGAAGCAGGTGTAGTGCATTTAATACATTCCTGTGTCGAGCCATCAGAGTTTGCCAGTATCCAAGCCATAGCACACGAGTTTCCCGAACTCAGCTTTGCCGTTGGTTTGCATCCCTTAGATGCGAAACAATGGAACGATCGAACAGCCGATGAAATTTCAACTTTGGCTCGTTCTGACGCGAAAGTAGTAGCAATGGGCGAAATGGGGCTGGATTTGCACAAAGCTGATAATTATGAGCAGCAACGCATGGTATTTGAGGAGCAACTAGCAATTGCTAGCGAACTCAACTTACCTGTGATTATCCATTGCCGTGACGCAGCGCCCCAGGTAAGAGATGTATTGCAAAAATGGCGAGAACAAAAGGGAGAAAGCGTTCGTGGTGTAATGCATTGTTGGGGTGGAACGCCGCAAGAAGCTCAATGGTTCATTGACTTAGGCTTTTACATCAGCTTTAGCGGGACAGTTACCTTCAAAAATGCAAAGCAGATCCAATCTACCGCCGCTATGGTGCCGAGCGATCGCTTGCTAATTGAAACAGACTGTCCTTTTCTCGCTCCCGTCCCCAAACGAGGTACAGGAAGGAATGAACCTGCCTACGTCCGTTATGTAGCAGAGAGTATAGCCCAACTGCGTGGGGAAACATTAGAAGAGATCGCCAATCAAACCACCCAAAATGCTTGCGAATTATTTGGTCTTGTAATATAG
- a CDS encoding ribosomal protein S20, with product MANTKSALKRAQIAERNRLRNKAYKSAVKTLMKKYLNAVEVYAANPTPELNQQVQERLAEAYSKIDKAVKRGVLHPNNGARKKSKLAHKLKPLTQTAQ from the coding sequence GTGGCGAATACAAAGTCTGCTCTTAAGCGCGCCCAAATCGCAGAACGCAATCGACTGCGTAATAAAGCATATAAATCAGCTGTCAAAACGCTGATGAAGAAGTACCTGAATGCAGTAGAAGTCTATGCTGCTAATCCCACTCCTGAATTAAATCAACAAGTACAGGAGCGATTAGCTGAGGCTTACAGCAAAATTGACAAAGCCGTAAAGCGAGGTGTGCTTCACCCAAACAATGGGGCGAGGAAAAAGTCAAAATTGGCTCACAAACTCAAACCACTTACACAAACAGCACAGTAG
- a CDS encoding histidinol dehydrogenase, with amino-acid sequence MLRIITQQADVRAELQRICDRTHDEQVLHKEATVREVLQAVKRQGNKAVLHYTAEFDNQTLKPEELRVTGSELDAAYQQVSKDLLAAIRQACQQIEAFHKQRVPKSWVQFGDDNVVLGKRYTPVDRAGLYVPGSRAVYPSTALMTAIPAKVAGVPQVVMVTPPGVGKAIHPAVLVAAQEAGIQEIYRVGGAQAIAALAYGTETIPKVNVIAGPGNIYVTLAKKLVYGNVGIDCLAGPSEVLIIADETANPVYVAADLLAPAEHDPMAAAILLTTDAALAKNVQVAVERQLVDHPRRIDTEKAIAHYGLIVIVESLEAAAELANEFAPQHLELEVQDPWELLQKIRHAGAIFLGDSTPEAVGHYLAGPNHTLPTSGAARYASALGVETFLKQSSIIQYSQTALQKVAGTIDILAAVEGLPSHADSVRRRIQREE; translated from the coding sequence ATGCTGCGAATTATTACTCAGCAGGCAGACGTTAGAGCAGAACTACAACGTATCTGCGATCGCACCCATGACGAACAGGTGCTTCACAAAGAGGCAACGGTGCGAGAAGTGTTACAAGCGGTGAAGCGCCAAGGTAACAAAGCTGTATTACATTATACAGCCGAGTTTGACAACCAAACCCTCAAGCCAGAGGAACTGCGTGTTACAGGCTCAGAACTAGATGCAGCTTATCAACAAGTGTCCAAGGATTTGCTGGCAGCGATTCGACAGGCTTGCCAACAAATTGAAGCGTTTCATAAACAGCGAGTACCAAAAAGCTGGGTACAGTTTGGTGATGATAATGTAGTGCTGGGCAAACGCTACACTCCTGTAGATCGTGCGGGTTTATATGTGCCTGGTAGTCGCGCTGTATATCCTAGCACAGCACTGATGACTGCAATCCCAGCCAAAGTTGCTGGTGTACCTCAGGTGGTTATGGTAACTCCACCAGGAGTAGGAAAAGCAATTCATCCAGCGGTACTAGTAGCTGCGCAAGAAGCTGGAATTCAAGAAATTTATCGTGTTGGAGGCGCACAGGCGATCGCGGCTTTAGCCTACGGTACAGAAACGATACCCAAAGTAAACGTGATTGCCGGGCCGGGTAATATTTATGTCACCCTAGCAAAAAAACTTGTCTACGGTAATGTCGGTATTGATTGCTTGGCTGGGCCAAGTGAGGTGCTAATTATTGCTGATGAAACCGCAAATCCCGTATATGTTGCAGCTGACTTATTAGCACCAGCTGAACACGATCCAATGGCAGCGGCGATTTTGTTGACTACGGATGCGGCTTTGGCTAAAAACGTACAAGTAGCGGTAGAAAGACAATTAGTAGATCATCCCCGACGCATAGACACAGAAAAAGCGATCGCTCACTACGGTTTGATCGTGATTGTGGAATCTTTAGAAGCAGCAGCAGAACTCGCAAATGAATTTGCCCCCCAACACTTAGAATTAGAAGTTCAAGATCCTTGGGAATTATTGCAAAAAATTCGCCATGCTGGGGCTATTTTCTTGGGTGACTCAACACCGGAAGCCGTAGGACACTATTTAGCAGGCCCAAATCATACCTTACCAACGTCTGGGGCAGCTCGCTACGCTTCAGCATTGGGTGTGGAAACTTTCCTCAAACAATCTAGTATTATTCAATACTCGCAAACGGCACTTCAAAAGGTGGCTGGTACAATTGACATATTAGCAGCAGTAGAGGGTTTACCCTCTCATGCTGATTCAGTACGAAGGAGAATTCAGCGTGAAGAGTGA
- a CDS encoding UspA domain-containing protein gives MLKTILVALDGSDIAERVIQSLNEFVLSQDTKVILCHVFPTPEAEMELPADRPHSESPTFSFFHIEKQLQSYQESLPIKSELELVTGDPADEIIRLANIYKADLIVIGSRGLTGMKRIVQGSVSSQVVEEAACSVLVVKPN, from the coding sequence GTGCTAAAAACTATTTTGGTAGCTCTGGACGGTTCAGATATTGCAGAACGAGTAATTCAGAGTTTAAACGAGTTTGTTTTGTCACAAGACACCAAAGTTATTCTCTGCCATGTGTTTCCCACGCCAGAGGCAGAGATGGAATTACCCGCAGATCGACCTCATTCAGAATCACCTACATTTTCATTTTTCCATATCGAAAAACAACTCCAATCCTATCAAGAAAGTTTACCTATTAAAAGTGAATTAGAACTAGTAACTGGCGATCCGGCTGACGAAATTATTCGCCTTGCCAATATTTACAAAGCTGACTTGATTGTGATTGGTAGTCGCGGTTTAACTGGTATGAAGCGAATTGTTCAGGGTTCTGTTAGCAGTCAAGTGGTAGAAGAAGCTGCTTGTTCAGTGTTAGTAGTAAAGCCTAATTAA
- a CDS encoding 33kD chaperonin, heat shock protein HSP33, which yields MPHSRGVEQKILLVRFFMADQLIRATAAEGGIRAVGAIATRLTEEARQRHQLSYVATAALGRTMVAGLLMASSMKRAGSRVNVRVKGDGPLSGILVDAGLDGTVRGYVGNPSVELPPNAKGKLDVGGAVGKGFLYVVRDIGYGYPYSSTVELVSGEIGDDIAHYLVSSEQTPSAMVLGVFVGANGVTAAGGLLVQVLPKAARDEALVATLESRVAALSGFTPLLQAGKTLPEIFTDLLGDMGLTIFPESQILRFHCGCSFDRMLGALKILGEAELQDMIVKDDGAEATCDFCGRVYQASSDQLAQLIVDLQTESSASG from the coding sequence ATGCCTCACAGCAGAGGCGTTGAGCAAAAGATACTATTGGTAAGGTTTTTCATGGCGGATCAATTAATTCGCGCTACGGCAGCCGAAGGTGGGATTCGAGCAGTAGGCGCGATCGCTACGCGCCTCACAGAGGAAGCAAGACAGCGTCATCAGCTATCCTATGTGGCAACAGCAGCACTGGGTCGGACTATGGTAGCAGGCTTGTTGATGGCTTCTAGTATGAAGCGAGCTGGTTCTAGGGTAAATGTCCGAGTTAAGGGTGATGGCCCTTTAAGTGGCATCTTGGTAGATGCTGGCTTAGATGGTACTGTACGTGGCTATGTTGGCAACCCATCTGTGGAATTACCACCTAATGCTAAAGGTAAGTTAGATGTTGGTGGTGCAGTTGGTAAGGGCTTTCTTTATGTTGTTCGGGATATTGGTTATGGCTACCCCTACTCTAGTACTGTAGAACTTGTTTCTGGTGAAATTGGTGATGATATAGCTCATTATCTAGTGAGTTCCGAACAAACACCTTCAGCTATGGTTTTAGGTGTATTTGTAGGAGCAAATGGGGTAACTGCTGCTGGTGGCTTATTGGTACAGGTGTTACCTAAAGCAGCTAGAGATGAAGCTTTAGTAGCAACCTTGGAATCGCGGGTAGCTGCTTTATCGGGATTTACGCCATTATTGCAAGCGGGTAAGACTTTACCAGAAATCTTTACAGATTTACTGGGAGATATGGGACTGACAATCTTTCCCGAAAGCCAAATTTTGCGCTTCCACTGTGGTTGTTCTTTCGACCGGATGTTAGGAGCATTAAAAATTTTGGGAGAAGCCGAACTACAAGATATGATCGTTAAAGACGATGGCGCTGAAGCAACTTGCGACTTTTGCGGCCGAGTTTACCAAGCAAGCAGCGATCAGTTAGCTCAGTTAATTGTCGATTTGCAGACTGAATCTTCGGCTTCAGGTTAA